The Saprospiraceae bacterium genome includes a window with the following:
- the ggt gene encoding gamma-glutamyltransferase, with translation MKYYIHIICICLVSTTLFQFTSCRLNNPGPELYNITKSATGKNGVVVTAHPLATEIGLDILKKGGNAVDAAIAVQFALAVCYPGAGNIGGGGFMVYRDKDGGTFTLDYREKAPAKATTDMYLDSAGMPEVEKSLYGHMAVGVPGTVDGMVQAFEKFSKLKNWEQLLAPAIEIAEKGYPITGREAKNLNEKQPLFVKYNSKQTSFHKEIWAKGDTLKQKELTNTLTAIMQQKRAGFYAGWVADAILAEMNKGGGIITSEDLKNYQSVWREPIVSDYRGHKIISMPPPSSGGVALIQLLKMVEPYNLSAMKFHSPEAIHLIIEAERRVYADRAKHLGDPDYYKVPVQKLTDSTYLQNRMKDFDPRAASKSENIQAGNTESLETTHFSIVDSEGNAVSMTTTLNGGYGSFTVVSGAGFLLNNEMDDFSVKPGSPNLYGLIGAEANKIEPGKRMLSSMTPTIIEKNNKLFMVVGTPGGSTIITSVFQTIINVIDFGMNVVDAVQAPRFHHQWLPDEVKIESDCFTESTKMVLTSMGHKLVNSDPIGRVEAICVDDKGMYVGAADIRGDDDAKAY, from the coding sequence ATGAAATATTACATTCATATTATATGTATTTGTTTAGTCAGCACTACCCTTTTCCAATTTACATCGTGCAGACTCAACAATCCCGGACCGGAACTTTATAACATCACAAAATCAGCTACCGGTAAAAATGGCGTTGTGGTAACTGCACATCCGTTAGCCACAGAAATTGGCCTTGACATCCTGAAAAAAGGTGGCAACGCCGTAGATGCAGCCATTGCTGTTCAATTTGCTTTGGCTGTCTGTTATCCGGGAGCAGGGAATATAGGAGGTGGCGGATTTATGGTATATAGAGATAAAGACGGAGGTACATTCACACTGGACTATAGGGAAAAAGCTCCTGCAAAAGCAACGACAGATATGTACCTTGACTCAGCAGGGATGCCTGAAGTAGAAAAAAGTCTATACGGTCATATGGCTGTAGGTGTGCCGGGTACGGTAGATGGGATGGTTCAGGCATTTGAAAAGTTTAGTAAGCTCAAAAACTGGGAACAACTACTAGCCCCTGCTATCGAAATTGCGGAAAAAGGGTATCCGATTACTGGTCGGGAAGCCAAAAATCTGAATGAAAAACAGCCATTATTTGTCAAATACAACTCCAAACAAACTTCATTTCACAAAGAAATATGGGCCAAAGGAGATACACTAAAACAGAAAGAACTTACAAATACACTTACAGCCATCATGCAACAAAAAAGAGCAGGATTCTATGCCGGATGGGTAGCAGATGCTATTCTGGCAGAAATGAATAAAGGTGGCGGAATTATCACGTCTGAAGATTTAAAAAATTATCAATCCGTATGGCGGGAACCAATCGTCTCAGATTATCGGGGTCACAAAATAATTTCTATGCCGCCGCCATCCAGCGGTGGAGTTGCTCTCATCCAACTACTGAAAATGGTTGAGCCATATAACCTCAGTGCTATGAAATTTCATTCACCGGAAGCAATCCACCTGATTATCGAAGCAGAAAGGAGAGTGTATGCTGACAGAGCCAAACACCTGGGGGACCCGGATTATTACAAAGTACCGGTTCAGAAATTGACAGATAGTACTTACTTGCAAAACCGAATGAAGGATTTTGACCCACGTGCTGCGTCCAAAAGTGAAAATATACAGGCCGGCAATACTGAAAGTCTGGAAACGACACATTTTTCGATTGTAGATAGTGAAGGAAATGCCGTATCTATGACGACTACACTCAATGGCGGTTATGGATCCTTTACAGTGGTATCCGGTGCCGGATTTTTGTTAAATAATGAGATGGATGACTTTTCAGTAAAACCCGGCAGTCCCAACTTATATGGCCTGATAGGAGCAGAAGCCAATAAGATAGAACCCGGCAAAAGGATGTTGAGTTCTATGACTCCTACCATAATCGAAAAGAACAATAAATTATTTATGGTCGTAGGCACACCCGGTGGTTCAACTATTATCACCTCCGTTTTTCAGACCATCATCAATGTGATTGATTTTGGGATGAATGTAGTGGATGCAGTACAAGCTCCTCGTTTTCATCACCAATGGCTGCCTGATGAAGTAAAAATTGAGTCCGATTGTTTTACAGAAAGCACCAAAATGGTACTGACGAGTATGGGACATAAATTAGTGAATTCCGATCCGATCGGAAGAGTGGAAGCGATCTGCGTCGATGATAAAGGAATGTATGTAGGTGCTGCCGATATCAGAGGAGATGATGATGCTAAGGCGTATTGA
- the holA gene encoding DNA polymerase III subunit delta, with protein sequence MSTYDSIIEDLQQKKYKNIYFLYGEEPYYIDKLADFIDATVLTESEKAFNQIVVYGKDADFKTIVDECRQYPMMAERRLVILKEGQNMTSINELQNYLEKPSDLSMLVICYKYKKPDKRTKFYKAIEKNGVLFESKPIYDNQVAPWIGSYLKAKGFSIDPGAADMMAEYVGKDLHRLSNELDKICVGRDKKSAIDIKCIKDEIGISKDYSIFDLQSALSEKNFAKSTRIIRNFINNPKNNPTVMVLSGLHSYFFKVFITLAFRNENDFELQKN encoded by the coding sequence GTGTCAACATACGATTCAATTATAGAAGACCTTCAGCAAAAGAAGTATAAAAACATCTATTTTTTGTATGGTGAAGAACCATATTACATTGATAAACTTGCCGATTTTATAGATGCCACGGTTCTGACAGAATCGGAAAAAGCTTTTAACCAGATCGTCGTATATGGTAAAGATGCAGACTTTAAAACTATTGTGGATGAGTGCCGGCAATACCCGATGATGGCAGAGCGCAGGTTGGTGATTCTCAAGGAAGGGCAAAATATGACATCGATCAACGAGCTGCAGAATTATCTGGAAAAACCATCAGATCTGAGTATGTTGGTCATATGTTACAAATATAAAAAACCAGATAAAAGAACGAAGTTTTATAAAGCCATTGAAAAAAATGGTGTACTGTTCGAGTCAAAACCCATTTATGATAATCAGGTTGCGCCATGGATTGGAAGTTATTTGAAAGCCAAAGGTTTTAGTATAGATCCCGGAGCGGCGGATATGATGGCCGAGTACGTAGGAAAAGACCTTCATCGGTTGAGTAATGAATTGGATAAAATATGTGTAGGCAGAGATAAAAAATCTGCGATTGATATCAAGTGTATTAAGGATGAAATTGGAATCAGTAAAGACTACAGCATTTTTGACTTGCAGAGTGCACTTTCAGAGAAAAATTTCGCCAAATCAACCAGAATCATTCGGAATTTTATCAATAACCCTAAAAACAACCCAACCGTAATGGTTCTTTCCGGATTACATTCCTATTTTTTTAAAGTGTTCATAACATTGGCATTCAGAAATGAAAATGATTTTGAACTGCAAAAAAATTAG
- a CDS encoding peptidylprolyl isomerase, producing MINNRMIKKPFLIALILMSSILTGFGQTYLIDKVVAKVGGEFILLSEVEDEFSYAKTKDPSLSDDIKCMILENLIAQKIIVYQAKLDSVDVTAEEVELQLDYRFESVLRQMNGDEEFFKDYYGASVSEMKDRYRDDQKQKLLAEKMQYKLISEVEITPREVEKFFNSIPKDSLPYFKSDMEIAEIVMKPQVNPTERQKALDKITDLRAKIVNNEADFSTLASKHSQDPGSALRGGDLGFAKRGSYVPEFEATVFSLTKDEISDVIETEYGYHIIQLIERRGNSVRAKHILIKPEITEDDLAKTRSKLDSVRTLIVSDSLNFERAVKLYSTKALPSYSNNGRVKNQNTNNTFFAADDLDPDTYFAIFELKTGEISKPLEISLPGGEKAYRLVQLQSINKPHRASLKEDYDKITNFAKENKKNEYFMTWLEKKRKETFVQLDPVFKHCEEIISKSN from the coding sequence ATGATTAATAACAGGATGATTAAGAAACCATTTTTGATAGCTTTGATTTTAATGAGCAGTATTCTGACAGGCTTCGGACAGACATATCTGATTGATAAGGTGGTGGCTAAAGTGGGAGGAGAGTTCATCTTATTATCTGAAGTGGAGGATGAATTTTCATATGCAAAAACAAAAGATCCTTCTTTGTCAGACGATATTAAATGTATGATACTGGAAAATCTCATCGCACAGAAAATTATCGTGTATCAGGCAAAACTGGATAGTGTGGATGTTACCGCTGAAGAAGTCGAACTTCAGTTGGATTACAGATTTGAGTCAGTCTTGCGTCAGATGAATGGGGATGAAGAATTTTTTAAGGATTATTACGGAGCATCTGTATCAGAAATGAAAGACAGATACCGGGATGATCAGAAGCAAAAACTCCTGGCAGAAAAGATGCAGTATAAACTGATATCCGAAGTTGAAATTACACCAAGAGAAGTCGAAAAATTTTTTAACAGTATACCGAAAGACAGCCTTCCATACTTTAAATCCGATATGGAAATTGCTGAAATAGTGATGAAACCGCAGGTTAACCCAACGGAAAGACAAAAAGCTTTAGACAAGATTACAGACCTTCGTGCTAAAATAGTAAATAACGAAGCCGATTTTTCAACTTTGGCTTCCAAACATTCTCAAGATCCCGGATCAGCTTTAAGAGGAGGAGATTTGGGCTTTGCAAAAAGAGGTTCATATGTTCCGGAATTTGAAGCTACTGTTTTCAGCCTGACAAAAGATGAAATCTCTGACGTCATAGAAACTGAATATGGATATCATATTATACAATTGATCGAACGACGTGGGAACAGTGTCAGAGCAAAACATATCCTGATCAAACCGGAGATTACGGAAGATGATCTTGCAAAGACAAGAAGTAAATTGGATTCCGTCAGAACTTTGATTGTTTCAGATTCATTAAATTTTGAGAGAGCGGTAAAGTTGTATTCCACCAAGGCATTACCTTCTTATTCCAATAATGGTCGTGTAAAGAACCAAAATACTAATAATACTTTTTTTGCTGCGGATGATCTTGATCCGGACACCTATTTTGCAATATTCGAGCTCAAAACCGGAGAAATTTCAAAACCATTGGAAATTAGTCTCCCGGGAGGCGAGAAAGCATATCGTCTTGTACAGTTGCAATCAATCAATAAGCCGCACCGAGCTAGTCTGAAAGAAGATTACGACAAGATAACGAATTTTGCAAAAGAGAATAAGAAGAATGAATACTTCATGACCTGGCTCGAAAAGAAACGAAAAGAAACTTTTGTTCAATTGGATCCGGTTTTCAAACATTGCGAAGAAATCATATCCAAGTCCAATTAG
- a CDS encoding peptidyl-prolyl cis-trans isomerase, with protein sequence MQKNTRTQLKYDKSKPISEIVDELYLDYTNELALEYEEQNLDTKYPDFKSLMREYEEGILLFEATKISVWDKANQDTLGLAQYFESNSSKYRWDEKVTVDRFNVLSTDKKLIANIVKFAGKNSSDAVLKKFNNKGTIVEYATAEYERKAKELMGVEVKQNVVSAVFYNEKNTHFAKVIKITPAKNKSLSEARGYVVADYQDFLERQWIDQLRIEFPVQINKEVFTQLKRS encoded by the coding sequence TTGCAAAAAAATACCCGTACCCAGTTAAAATATGACAAGTCCAAGCCAATCTCTGAAATAGTTGATGAACTTTATCTGGATTACACAAATGAGCTGGCATTGGAATACGAAGAACAAAACCTGGATACTAAATATCCTGACTTCAAGTCTTTAATGAGAGAATATGAGGAAGGGATACTATTATTTGAAGCCACCAAAATTTCTGTTTGGGATAAAGCTAATCAGGATACGCTGGGATTGGCTCAATATTTTGAATCCAACAGTTCAAAGTACCGCTGGGATGAAAAAGTAACGGTTGACCGGTTCAATGTACTCAGCACCGATAAAAAATTAATCGCCAATATTGTGAAATTTGCAGGAAAAAATTCAAGTGATGCAGTTCTGAAGAAGTTTAATAATAAAGGAACCATTGTAGAATATGCAACCGCCGAATATGAAAGGAAAGCAAAGGAACTAATGGGGGTAGAAGTAAAACAGAATGTGGTTTCTGCTGTTTTCTATAATGAAAAGAATACCCATTTTGCTAAAGTAATAAAAATCACACCAGCTAAAAATAAAAGCTTAAGTGAAGCAAGAGGATATGTAGTCGCTGATTATCAGGATTTTTTAGAAAGGCAATGGATTGATCAGTTGCGTATAGAATTTCCGGTACAAATCAACAAGGAAGTATTCACACAACTTAAACGGAGCTAA